The proteins below come from a single Saccharopolyspora sp. SCSIO 74807 genomic window:
- a CDS encoding LuxR C-terminal-related transcriptional regulator, translated as MHEQYRTAAGPFSTAMASGPATAIPRWGWLPLPEWRTSTRSPPIRGVVGHNPSATDPVRAARSTRRARPEQPPDREEPAVNSAVQRYDRGSAQERRISAALEEPLRQAREVLSAAGDLTRAPGLIPDGGLDMHNAVHAINAADRIVTKRIAAQPDDAAQRQQLIDLLVQISAVRDAISEAHLANRATAVTDVNDALRQMHSAASVQQLVQIVPKIVGQLGYDRTLLSHIEGDRWIAQSAHADADAVLAESMIEVGTAAPGILDRNVPEGHVFRRRVPVLVRDAQARPEVHRELKTLIQTRAYVSAPVVVNNRVIGLLHADDSASPGGVDELAREVLGLFAEGLGFVFERTSCYERLNALQHRLRVETRAAADAVDVFAESDSGAPLVARQGSPDVAGSAGKSDSTPPLPELTRRELEVLARLATGERNAEIATQLFVSEGTVKTHVKSILRKLGAENRAQAVARYHAMSH; from the coding sequence ATGCACGAGCAATACCGAACCGCGGCTGGGCCATTCTCCACCGCTATGGCGAGCGGTCCAGCGACCGCCATCCCCCGCTGGGGGTGGCTTCCTCTCCCGGAATGGAGAACTTCGACGCGATCGCCACCCATTCGTGGCGTCGTAGGTCACAATCCGTCCGCCACCGACCCGGTCCGAGCTGCCCGGAGCACGCGTCGAGCCCGCCCCGAGCAGCCGCCCGATAGAGAGGAGCCGGCCGTGAACAGCGCTGTTCAACGCTATGACCGCGGGAGTGCGCAAGAACGCAGGATCTCCGCAGCACTAGAAGAACCCCTGCGGCAGGCACGCGAGGTGCTGTCCGCAGCCGGCGACCTGACCCGCGCTCCCGGGCTCATCCCCGACGGTGGCCTCGACATGCACAACGCGGTCCACGCGATCAACGCCGCGGACCGGATTGTGACCAAGCGGATCGCCGCGCAGCCGGACGACGCCGCGCAGCGGCAGCAACTGATCGACCTGCTGGTCCAGATCAGCGCGGTGCGCGACGCGATCAGCGAGGCGCACCTGGCCAACCGCGCCACGGCGGTGACCGACGTCAACGACGCGCTGCGGCAGATGCATTCGGCCGCCTCGGTGCAGCAGCTGGTCCAGATCGTGCCCAAGATCGTCGGTCAGCTCGGCTACGACCGGACCCTGCTCTCCCACATCGAAGGGGACAGGTGGATCGCGCAGTCCGCCCACGCGGACGCCGACGCCGTCCTGGCGGAATCGATGATCGAGGTAGGTACCGCCGCACCGGGCATCCTGGATCGCAACGTCCCGGAAGGCCACGTCTTCCGCAGACGCGTGCCAGTGCTCGTCCGGGACGCGCAGGCGCGTCCCGAGGTGCATCGCGAACTCAAAACCCTCATACAGACCAGGGCCTACGTCTCGGCACCGGTAGTGGTGAACAACCGGGTCATCGGACTCCTGCACGCCGATGACAGCGCGAGCCCGGGCGGCGTCGACGAACTCGCCCGCGAAGTGCTGGGCCTGTTCGCGGAAGGGCTGGGCTTCGTGTTCGAGCGGACGTCGTGCTACGAGCGGCTCAACGCCTTGCAGCACCGGTTGCGTGTGGAGACGCGCGCAGCCGCCGATGCGGTCGACGTATTCGCCGAATCCGACTCTGGCGCTCCTCTGGTTGCGCGTCAGGGCTCTCCCGACGTGGCGGGCTCGGCGGGGAAATCAGATTCAACGCCACCGCTGCCGGAGCTGACGCGACGCGAACTGGAGGTGCTCGCGCGCCTCGCGACCGGCGAGCGCAATGCCGAGATCGCCACCCAGCTGTTCGTCTCCGAAGGCACCGTCAAGACGCACGTGAAGAGCATCCTCCGCAAGCTCGGCGCGGAGAACAGAGCGCAGGCCGTGGCGCGCTACCACGCCATGAGCCACTGA
- a CDS encoding thiolase family protein, with translation MSRPRTGPMQSAGREVVLAEAVRTPMGKGHPEKGWYRDTHPNEMLAACYDELLARADLRATEVEDLVIGCTAPFGEQSRNIGRNAWLQAGHPPEVPAVTLDRRCGSAQTAAEMGAGLVGSGTHDIVIAGGVEHMGRVPINSPGEISKLYGDPWPAELREQYSFVHQGESAELIAEQWAIERAEMDEFAVRSHRLAAQANSEGRFDAEIVPMELVGETRRNDQGIRPDTELAALAQLKTPFRAENGRITAGTSSQISDGAAAVLLTSRTAANEFELDARARVLDQTTVGVDPIIMLTGPIPATRKLLDRNGLSIDDIDLIEINEAFASVVLAWEREFKPDMDRVNVNGGAIALGHPVGATGARLMATLVAEMERRDVELGLVTMCCGGGLGTATLIERAG, from the coding sequence ATGAGCCGTCCGCGCACGGGCCCGATGCAGAGCGCAGGCCGGGAGGTCGTGCTCGCCGAAGCCGTCCGGACGCCGATGGGCAAGGGCCACCCGGAGAAGGGCTGGTATCGCGACACGCATCCGAACGAGATGCTCGCGGCCTGCTATGACGAACTGCTCGCCCGCGCTGACCTGCGTGCCACCGAGGTCGAGGACCTGGTCATCGGCTGCACCGCCCCGTTCGGCGAACAATCCCGCAACATCGGCCGCAACGCATGGCTGCAAGCCGGCCATCCGCCGGAGGTCCCCGCGGTCACCCTCGACCGCCGTTGCGGTTCGGCGCAGACCGCGGCCGAGATGGGCGCCGGGCTCGTCGGGTCCGGTACCCACGACATCGTGATCGCCGGCGGGGTCGAGCACATGGGGCGGGTGCCGATCAACTCGCCGGGCGAGATCTCCAAGCTCTACGGCGATCCCTGGCCGGCCGAGCTGCGCGAGCAGTATTCCTTCGTGCACCAGGGCGAAAGCGCGGAACTCATCGCCGAGCAGTGGGCGATCGAACGCGCCGAGATGGATGAGTTCGCGGTGCGTTCCCATCGGCTGGCCGCGCAGGCGAACTCCGAAGGCCGATTCGACGCCGAGATAGTCCCGATGGAGCTGGTCGGCGAGACACGCCGCAATGATCAGGGAATCCGCCCGGATACCGAACTCGCTGCGCTGGCACAGCTGAAAACCCCGTTCCGCGCGGAGAACGGGCGGATCACGGCCGGAACCTCCTCACAGATCTCGGACGGCGCTGCCGCGGTCCTGCTGACCTCCCGGACGGCCGCGAACGAGTTCGAGCTCGACGCACGCGCCCGGGTGCTCGACCAGACCACGGTCGGCGTCGACCCGATCATCATGCTCACCGGCCCGATCCCAGCCACCCGCAAGCTGCTCGACCGCAACGGCTTGAGCATCGACGACATCGACCTGATCGAGATCAACGAGGCGTTCGCCTCGGTGGTGCTGGCCTGGGAGCGGGAGTTCAAGCCGGACATGGACCGCGTCAACGTCAACGGCGGCGCGATCGCCCTCGGCCATCCGGTGGGCGCTACCGGGGCGCGGTTGATGGCCACGCTCGTCGCCGAGATGGAACGGCGCGACGTCGAACTCGGGCTGGTCACCATGTGCTGCGGTGGCGGCCTCGGAACCGCGACGCTGATCGAGCGCGCCGGCTGA
- a CDS encoding ABC transporter ATP-binding protein, whose product MPADPEAPMHPMVVRGLRKSFGESHILRNLTLEFADNAITTVLGPSGTGKSVLIKHLVGLLEPDDGEVLIFGKNIWNISESERYELRRNFGVLFQDGALFGSMNIYDNVAFPLRKHTDLSEKEVEDIVMERIVEVGLEAALAKTPSEISGGMKKRAGFARALVMEPKIVLFDEPDSGLDPVRTSLLCDLILKMHARHQGTYLVVTHDIRSARKVSDYVGLIWKGEVVHYGAADEAFASQDPFVRQFLAGESAGPLGMD is encoded by the coding sequence ATGCCTGCGGATCCAGAGGCGCCGATGCACCCCATGGTGGTGCGCGGGCTTCGCAAGTCCTTCGGCGAGTCGCACATCCTGCGCAACCTGACGCTGGAGTTCGCCGACAACGCCATCACCACCGTGCTCGGCCCATCAGGTACCGGCAAGAGCGTGCTGATCAAGCACTTGGTCGGGCTGCTGGAACCGGACGACGGCGAAGTGCTCATCTTCGGCAAGAACATCTGGAACATCAGCGAGTCCGAGCGCTACGAGCTGCGCAGGAACTTCGGCGTGCTGTTCCAGGACGGCGCGCTGTTCGGCTCCATGAACATCTACGACAACGTGGCCTTCCCGTTGCGCAAGCACACCGACCTCTCGGAGAAAGAGGTCGAGGACATCGTCATGGAACGGATCGTCGAGGTCGGCTTGGAAGCGGCGCTGGCGAAGACACCCAGCGAGATTTCCGGTGGCATGAAAAAGCGCGCTGGGTTCGCCCGCGCGCTGGTGATGGAGCCGAAGATCGTACTGTTCGACGAGCCCGACTCCGGTCTCGACCCGGTGCGTACCAGCCTGCTGTGCGACCTGATCCTCAAAATGCACGCCAGGCACCAGGGGACCTACCTGGTGGTCACGCACGACATCCGCAGCGCCCGCAAGGTCAGCGACTACGTGGGACTGATCTGGAAAGGCGAGGTGGTGCATTACGGGGCGGCCGACGAGGCGTTCGCCTCGCAGGACCCGTTCGTGCGGCAGTTCCTCGCCGGCGAGTCGGCCGGCCCGTTGGGAATGGACTGA
- a CDS encoding sigma-70 family RNA polymerase sigma factor, producing MSLVMESAIPEESSADREYRLATGEFRDQPGSTERSFALVRAVQRGDTEAFGTLYAWHYDDVRCYLQRLLGDLDVAEDFASETFVRALASIDRFGYAGSGFPAWLTTIARNVAVDFLRSRRSREVCLDPLPEPPESGGAEREAIYSLGAAHVRSGVERLPANQRECVRLRFLQGRTVAETAETLGRSPAAIRQLQRRAIRGLANLLDAEWLRS from the coding sequence ATGTCTCTCGTGATGGAGTCAGCGATCCCCGAAGAATCGTCGGCAGACCGCGAATATCGGCTGGCGACCGGCGAATTCCGGGATCAGCCGGGATCCACGGAGCGGTCGTTCGCGTTGGTCCGTGCCGTGCAGCGCGGGGACACCGAGGCCTTCGGAACGCTATACGCCTGGCACTACGACGACGTGCGCTGCTACCTGCAGCGCCTGCTCGGTGACCTGGACGTGGCCGAGGACTTCGCCAGCGAAACGTTCGTCCGCGCGCTGGCCTCGATCGACCGGTTCGGGTATGCAGGCAGCGGATTTCCGGCGTGGTTGACCACGATCGCGCGCAACGTGGCAGTCGACTTCTTGCGCTCCCGGAGATCCCGGGAGGTGTGCCTGGACCCGCTGCCCGAACCACCGGAAAGCGGTGGCGCGGAGCGGGAAGCGATCTACTCGCTCGGTGCCGCGCACGTGCGCAGCGGTGTCGAACGGCTTCCCGCCAACCAGCGGGAGTGCGTCCGCTTGCGCTTCCTGCAAGGCAGGACGGTCGCCGAGACCGCGGAAACGTTGGGGCGCAGTCCTGCCGCGATCCGCCAGCTGCAACGCCGCGCGATCCGCGGCCTGGCGAACCTGTTGGACGCGGAATGGCTGCGGTCGTGA
- a CDS encoding hydroxymethylglutaryl-CoA lyase: MSHRPSAVHIREVGPRDGFQNEPEHIPTEDKVRLINELGHTGLERIEVASFVRPDLIPQLSDGAEVLRRVDVPDDVKLMVLIPNNKGLDNALKVRETFHEAAIFVSASETHNKKNVNRTVRESMDENTVVARRIREEGLGCAAVIATSFGCPYEGEVNMDAVLELAERFAEAGATEIGFGDTTGMANPGYANEFFTAALQRLRDVEVTAHFHNTRGQGLANAFAALEAGCNSFESSFGELGGCPVPPGSTGNIATEDLVSMFHEMGVDTGVSLPTAIEAARSAQSVLGRKLTSHSIVAGPVEWASNTG; this comes from the coding sequence ATGAGCCACCGCCCGTCCGCCGTGCACATCCGGGAAGTCGGTCCCCGCGACGGCTTCCAGAACGAACCGGAGCACATCCCCACCGAGGACAAGGTCCGGCTGATCAACGAATTGGGCCACACCGGGCTGGAGCGCATCGAAGTGGCGAGCTTCGTGCGCCCGGACCTCATCCCGCAGCTGTCCGACGGTGCCGAGGTGTTGCGCCGCGTGGACGTGCCCGACGACGTCAAGCTCATGGTCCTCATCCCCAACAACAAGGGGCTCGACAACGCGCTGAAGGTGCGCGAGACGTTCCACGAGGCGGCGATCTTCGTCAGCGCCTCGGAAACGCACAACAAGAAGAACGTCAACCGCACCGTGCGCGAGTCTATGGACGAAAACACCGTCGTGGCGCGGCGAATCCGAGAGGAAGGGCTTGGTTGCGCCGCGGTCATCGCCACCTCGTTCGGCTGCCCCTACGAGGGCGAGGTGAACATGGATGCGGTCCTCGAGCTCGCGGAACGCTTCGCGGAAGCCGGCGCGACCGAGATCGGGTTCGGCGACACGACCGGCATGGCCAATCCCGGGTATGCCAACGAATTCTTCACCGCCGCGTTGCAACGGTTGCGGGATGTCGAGGTCACCGCGCACTTCCACAACACCCGCGGGCAGGGTCTGGCCAACGCCTTCGCCGCGCTGGAGGCGGGGTGCAACAGCTTCGAGTCGAGCTTCGGGGAACTCGGCGGCTGCCCGGTCCCGCCGGGATCCACCGGCAACATTGCGACCGAGGACCTGGTGAGCATGTTCCACGAGATGGGCGTGGACACCGGGGTGTCGCTGCCCACGGCCATCGAGGCTGCGCGCTCGGCGCAGTCGGTACTCGGTCGCAAGCTCACGAGCCATTCGATCGTCGCCGGGCCGGTGGAGTGGGCCTCCAACACCGGTTGA
- a CDS encoding ABC transporter permease, translating into MSETAQSKAAPDKTAAARRPQRKWLRGAEKPLVQAGEIVQLLIAVVWSAIRHPVGYWGAVRDQMFSLLKLCWVPMAVSTTAFGLAAPGLQGGNIFLIFGIPERLGAFFIMASVREFAPWINAMVVAGVVGTAMTADLGARRIREEIDAMEVLGVDPVRDLIVPRVLAVAIMTGFMDLVALVFGIVGGYIAAIFVLGADNAAFFASFFDNATTPDIWGSVAKTTIFGVIIGVVCCYKGLHVQGGPIGVGRAVNQAVVSAFAAIWVVNYLFTTILLGLHPEMQVYR; encoded by the coding sequence GTGAGCGAAACCGCGCAGTCGAAGGCGGCGCCGGACAAGACGGCGGCGGCGCGCCGGCCGCAGCGGAAGTGGCTGCGCGGCGCCGAGAAACCACTGGTGCAGGCGGGGGAAATCGTCCAACTGCTGATCGCCGTGGTGTGGTCGGCGATTCGGCATCCCGTCGGTTACTGGGGTGCCGTCCGAGATCAGATGTTCAGCCTGCTGAAGCTGTGCTGGGTGCCGATGGCGGTGTCCACAACGGCCTTCGGGCTGGCGGCGCCGGGTTTGCAGGGCGGCAACATCTTCCTGATCTTCGGGATCCCGGAACGGCTCGGCGCGTTCTTCATCATGGCCAGCGTCCGGGAGTTCGCCCCGTGGATCAACGCGATGGTGGTCGCCGGTGTGGTGGGCACCGCCATGACCGCGGATCTCGGGGCGCGGCGCATCCGCGAAGAGATCGACGCGATGGAAGTGCTGGGCGTCGACCCCGTCCGGGACCTGATCGTGCCGCGAGTGCTCGCCGTGGCGATCATGACCGGCTTCATGGATCTGGTGGCCTTGGTGTTCGGCATCGTCGGCGGTTACATCGCCGCGATCTTCGTGCTGGGTGCGGACAATGCGGCCTTCTTCGCCAGCTTCTTCGACAACGCCACCACGCCCGACATCTGGGGCAGCGTGGCCAAGACGACGATCTTCGGCGTCATCATCGGCGTGGTCTGCTGCTACAAGGGCCTGCACGTCCAGGGCGGTCCGATCGGCGTCGGCCGCGCCGTCAACCAGGCCGTGGTCTCCGCGTTCGCGGCGATCTGGGTCGTCAATTACCTGTTCACGACCATTCTGCTCGGGCTCCACCCCGAGATGCAGGTGTACCGCTGA
- a CDS encoding acyl-CoA dehydrogenase family protein — MDFELTEDQATIRNAVAELAGKFSDQYWLEKDAAHEFPTEFYDAFARGGWLGITTPEEYGGHGYGITEASLLLEEVSASGGGMNAASSMHLSIFGLHPVIVHGSEDLKRRNLPRIVNGELHACFGVTEPEAGLDTTKITTFARRDGDHYVVNGRKVWISKARESEKVLLLTRTTKFEDAEKKTDGLTLFFTDLDRDRVDIRPIDKMGRNAVSSNELFIDELRIPVEDRVGEEGKGFKYILDGLNPERMLVAAEALGLGRAALRKAAQYGNEREVFGRPIGMNQGLQFPLADSLARLDAAELALRKATWLYDNGKPCGREANTAKYLCADAGYQAADRALQTHGGMGYSEEYHVSRYFREARLLRIAPLSQEMVLNYLGSHVLGLPRSY, encoded by the coding sequence GTGGACTTTGAGTTGACCGAGGATCAAGCGACGATCCGCAACGCGGTCGCCGAGCTGGCCGGCAAGTTCAGCGACCAGTACTGGCTGGAGAAGGACGCGGCGCACGAGTTCCCGACCGAGTTCTACGACGCGTTCGCCCGCGGCGGGTGGCTGGGCATCACCACGCCCGAGGAGTACGGCGGGCACGGATACGGGATCACCGAGGCGTCGCTGTTGCTGGAAGAGGTCTCCGCGTCCGGCGGCGGGATGAACGCGGCCAGCTCGATGCATCTGTCCATCTTCGGGCTGCACCCGGTGATCGTGCACGGTTCGGAGGACCTGAAGCGCCGCAACCTCCCGCGCATCGTCAACGGGGAGCTGCATGCGTGCTTCGGCGTCACCGAGCCGGAGGCCGGACTGGACACCACCAAGATCACCACGTTCGCGCGCCGCGACGGCGACCACTACGTGGTCAACGGCCGCAAGGTGTGGATCTCCAAGGCCCGCGAGTCCGAGAAGGTCCTGCTGCTGACGCGCACGACCAAGTTCGAGGACGCGGAGAAGAAGACCGACGGCCTCACGCTGTTCTTCACCGACCTCGACCGTGACCGCGTGGACATCCGGCCGATCGACAAGATGGGACGCAACGCGGTCAGCTCCAACGAGCTGTTCATCGACGAACTCCGCATCCCGGTCGAAGATCGCGTCGGAGAAGAGGGCAAGGGCTTCAAGTACATCTTGGACGGTCTGAACCCGGAGCGGATGCTGGTCGCCGCCGAAGCGCTCGGACTCGGCCGGGCGGCGCTGCGCAAGGCCGCGCAGTACGGCAACGAGCGGGAGGTGTTCGGGCGCCCGATCGGCATGAACCAGGGGCTCCAGTTCCCGCTGGCCGACTCGCTGGCCCGACTGGACGCCGCGGAACTGGCGCTGCGCAAGGCGACCTGGCTCTACGACAACGGAAAACCCTGCGGCCGCGAGGCGAACACCGCGAAGTACCTCTGCGCCGACGCGGGTTACCAGGCGGCCGACCGGGCATTGCAGACGCACGGCGGCATGGGGTACTCGGAGGAGTACCACGTCTCCCGGTACTTCCGGGAGGCTCGCCTGCTGCGGATCGCTCCGCTCAGCCAGGAGATGGTCCTGAACTACCTCGGTTCGCACGTCCTCGGCCTTCCCAGGAGTTACTGA
- a CDS encoding SDR family NAD(P)-dependent oxidoreductase has product MFDLNDRAALVTGAGGGIGAAVAEAFAHAGARVLVSDVDEQAAKDVAERIGESGGIAEYAALDVRDAAAAAEVAERAAGLGGGTLHILVNNAGAISPAMFPDLEEEAFRRIVDIHLMGSYTCSKAALPHLAEDGRGRIINVTSAAGLQGTIGQANYGAAKAGIIGLTKSLARELARRQVTVNALAPLAATAMTENIRSNEKLAAKTLARIPLGRWAEPAEIAGSFVFMASDAAGYITGQVLPVDGGTVI; this is encoded by the coding sequence ATGTTCGATCTCAACGACCGGGCCGCCCTGGTCACCGGCGCGGGCGGCGGCATCGGCGCCGCGGTGGCGGAGGCGTTCGCGCACGCGGGTGCGCGCGTGCTCGTCTCCGACGTCGACGAGCAGGCGGCCAAGGACGTCGCGGAACGGATCGGCGAATCAGGCGGTATCGCGGAATACGCCGCGCTGGACGTCCGCGACGCGGCGGCAGCCGCCGAAGTCGCCGAGCGCGCGGCAGGGTTGGGCGGCGGCACGCTGCACATACTGGTCAACAACGCCGGTGCGATTTCCCCGGCGATGTTCCCGGACCTGGAGGAAGAGGCGTTCCGCCGCATCGTCGACATCCACCTGATGGGCAGCTACACCTGTAGCAAAGCGGCGCTGCCGCATCTGGCCGAGGACGGGCGGGGACGGATCATCAACGTCACTTCCGCCGCCGGGTTGCAGGGAACCATCGGCCAGGCCAACTACGGTGCGGCCAAGGCCGGGATCATCGGGCTGACCAAGTCGCTCGCGCGGGAGCTCGCGCGCAGGCAGGTCACGGTGAATGCGCTCGCCCCGCTGGCCGCCACGGCGATGACCGAGAACATCCGCAGCAACGAGAAGCTCGCGGCCAAGACCCTCGCGCGGATCCCTCTCGGCCGCTGGGCGGAGCCCGCCGAAATCGCGGGGTCCTTCGTGTTCATGGCCTCGGACGCGGCCGGGTACATCACGGGCCAGGTGCTGCCCGTCGACGGCGGGACGGTGATCTGA
- a CDS encoding zinc-binding dehydrogenase, translating into MTVRLRAGALNWHDVLVRQGKYGSKLPHVPGADGAGTRLDTGEEVVVLPSLWWGDDESAPAPGWEILGDHHAGTYAELVTVPVDCVRPKPQGLNWREAAALPLVGLTTHRALFARGRLCKDESLLVLGAGGGVATMAVQLAAATGAKVVVTSSSRDKVDNARELGAEGGVRYTDDDWWEQAKQLSPGGLGFDVVLDPVGSWQEAVHALRPGGRLVVLGASRRSDAVLDVRHFYFGQYDLLGTTMGSPRDFDGLLSLVDGGVVGAPVVDRAFPLDQAAEAHEYLERGGGFGKIVLDYE; encoded by the coding sequence GTGACTGTCCGTCTGCGGGCCGGTGCGCTCAACTGGCACGACGTGCTCGTCCGCCAGGGCAAGTACGGATCGAAGCTGCCGCACGTCCCCGGTGCGGACGGGGCGGGCACCAGGCTCGACACCGGCGAGGAAGTCGTCGTCCTCCCGTCCTTGTGGTGGGGCGACGACGAGAGCGCTCCGGCTCCGGGATGGGAGATCCTCGGTGATCACCACGCCGGTACCTACGCGGAGCTGGTCACCGTGCCTGTTGATTGCGTGCGTCCCAAACCGCAGGGGCTGAACTGGCGCGAGGCGGCTGCGCTGCCGTTGGTGGGGCTCACGACCCATCGCGCGCTGTTCGCCCGTGGCCGCCTCTGCAAGGACGAATCCCTCCTGGTCCTCGGTGCCGGTGGCGGTGTCGCGACGATGGCCGTGCAACTCGCAGCGGCGACCGGTGCGAAGGTCGTGGTCACGTCCTCCTCGCGGGACAAGGTCGACAATGCGCGCGAGCTCGGCGCAGAAGGCGGCGTGCGCTACACCGACGACGACTGGTGGGAACAGGCCAAGCAGCTGTCGCCAGGTGGGCTCGGTTTTGACGTGGTACTGGATCCCGTGGGCAGTTGGCAGGAGGCCGTGCACGCGCTACGGCCGGGTGGACGGCTCGTGGTGTTGGGCGCATCGCGGCGCTCGGACGCGGTGCTCGACGTGCGGCACTTCTACTTCGGCCAGTACGACCTGCTCGGCACGACCATGGGAAGCCCGCGGGACTTCGACGGACTTCTGTCCCTTGTGGATGGTGGTGTGGTAGGGGCGCCGGTGGTCGATCGGGCGTTTCCGCTCGACCAGGCCGCTGAGGCGCATGAATACCTGGAGCGCGGCGGCGGGTTCGGCAAGATCGTCCTCGACTACGAGTGA
- a CDS encoding ABC transporter permease has product MSTRDGQDRPAESGSRAPKSQPVHVTPAAVRAKIRDAVSTGGEIARFSGKTVRTLPDVRHYFTEIFHQAGILILSSGLIIWFMQFVMGSVCGLEASYTLKQIGAPLYSGVFNTYCGTREMAPYMWGYIFAAKVGCGLVAEIGSMRIAEEVDAMEVMGVRSRSYLVGTRILATWIAMPLLFIVGLGLMYLSMYLVTVLQLGGVSPGGYLYTFWLYQNPVDFLGSLSKAVAMGTVVVFVGCYYGYTARGGPVGVGNNTAKSMMLSMVLIHVVGLLGTQLFWGLNPNAPIAN; this is encoded by the coding sequence ATGTCGACCAGGGATGGCCAGGACCGGCCGGCGGAATCGGGCTCGCGGGCGCCGAAATCGCAACCCGTGCACGTTACGCCTGCCGCCGTGCGGGCCAAGATTCGCGACGCGGTCAGCACCGGTGGGGAGATCGCGCGGTTCAGCGGTAAGACTGTCCGGACGTTGCCCGACGTACGCCACTACTTCACCGAGATCTTTCACCAAGCAGGCATTCTGATCCTATCCAGCGGTCTGATCATTTGGTTCATGCAGTTCGTGATGGGGTCGGTATGCGGGCTGGAAGCCAGCTACACGCTCAAGCAGATCGGTGCTCCGCTCTACAGTGGAGTGTTCAACACCTATTGCGGCACAAGGGAAATGGCCCCCTACATGTGGGGCTACATCTTCGCCGCGAAGGTCGGCTGCGGTCTGGTGGCCGAGATCGGCTCGATGCGCATCGCCGAAGAGGTAGACGCGATGGAGGTCATGGGCGTCCGATCCCGCAGTTATCTGGTGGGAACCCGGATCCTGGCCACCTGGATCGCGATGCCGCTGCTGTTCATCGTCGGTCTCGGTTTGATGTACCTGTCGATGTACCTGGTCACCGTGCTGCAGCTCGGCGGTGTCTCGCCGGGCGGTTACCTGTACACCTTCTGGCTCTACCAGAACCCCGTCGATTTCCTGGGATCGCTGTCGAAGGCGGTCGCGATGGGGACCGTGGTGGTCTTCGTCGGTTGCTACTACGGCTACACGGCGCGCGGCGGCCCTGTCGGGGTCGGGAACAACACCGCCAAATCGATGATGCTGTCCATGGTGCTCATCCATGTCGTGGGGCTGCTGGGAACACAGCTGTTCTGGGGCCTCAACCCGAACGCTCCGATCGCGAACTGA